The DNA region GAGCGCGATCGCGAAGACGCCGAGCGCGCGCTCTCGCTCGCCGCACTCATGGAGACCCGGCATGGCGAACGCTGACGGGATGGGGCCGACGGTGACTGAAGCTGCCCATTCGCGAGAGCGCGCGTCAGCGTTGACCTTCGGAATCTCGAGTGAGTCTTCGGTTTCAGCCCGCGCGGCCGGCGCGGATGTCGGCGAGCATGGCTTCGGCGTCGTGGCCGGGGATGCCGAGCTCGATGGCGACGTCGCGGAACATGCTCTCTTCCTCCGGCGCGAGGCCGTCGGAGGCGGCGACGACGAGGGCGCCGCGGAGGGCGGGGGCGCGGCGCGGCTCCGGGAGCCGCTCCACCAGCGTGCGCACGTAGCGCTCGGGGCCGAGCTCGCTCATCTTCGTGATCTCGCCCTCGACGATCATGCCGATCGCGATCGCCGGGAACTCGTCGCCGACGAGGCGGCCGACGCGGGACGAGAGCGCGCCGATCTCGCTCTCGGACACGTCGCCGTCGGCGGCGGCGAGCAGGACGCAGAGGCCGATCTCGGCCCGACGGACGACGTCATTGAGCATCGGGTGCTGCAACATCCGAGCGCCCTCAATCCTTCCGCATGACGACGCCGCGCGCCGTCTCGAGGAAATTGTACTCGGGGAGGTCGTTGACGGCGCCGTTCAGCTGCCAGTCGCCGGAGAACAGGACGACGGGGCGGCCGCGCACGTCCACGACCACGAGCCCGGGCCGCGCGCGCGCGAGCGCCTGGAGGTCGACGTCGGCGCCGTCTTTGCGCGTGATCCAGCGCGCGTGCATCACGTTGATGCCCTCGTAGCGGACCTCGACCTCGTACTCCGCCTTGAGGCGATGCTTCACGACCTCGAGCTGGAGCTGGCCGACCGCGCCGAGCACGATGTCGCCGGCGCGCGCGTCCGGCGGGCGATAGAGCTGGATCGTGCCCTCCTGCGCGAGCTGCTCGATGCCCTTCTGGAGCTGCTTGCGGCGGAGCGGGTCCGCCATCACGAGGCGCGCGAAGTGCTCCGGCGCGAAGGACGGGATCTCCTCGAAGGCGAACTCGGGCCCGTCCGTGATCGTGTCGCCGATCTCGAAGACGCCCGGATCGTAGACGCCGAGCACGTCGCCGGCGAAGGCCTCGTCGACGACGTTGCGCTCCTGCGCCACGAACTGAGTCGGGTTCGCGAGGCGGATCTCGCGCTTCGTCCGCACGTGCTTGCACTTCATGCCGCGCTCGAAGCGGCCGGAGCACACGCGCACGAACGCGACGCGGTCGCGGTGCGCGCGGTCCATGTTCGACTGGATCTTGAAGACGAAGCCGGAGAAGTGCGCGTCGGTCGCGGCGAGCGCGCCGCCGGTCGTCTCGCGCGGCGGCGGCGCCGGCATCAGCTTGATGAACGACTCGAGGAACGCCTCGAGCCCGAAGTTGTTGATCGCGGAGCCGAAGAACATCGGCGAGACCTCGCCGCGCTCGAACTTCGCGGTGTCGAACGAGTCGCCGGCCGCGTCGAGGAGCTCCGCCTCGTCGCGGAGCTGCTTGTAGCCCTCGTCGCCGAGCTCCTCCATCAGGCGCGGATCGTCGAGCCCCGACGTCTTCACCGCCGCCTTCTCCGAGCCGCCCGCCGCGCTCGACGTCGCGTCCTTCGCGTCGAACAAATAAACCTGGTGCTCGAGGCGGTGGTACACGCCGCGGAACACGCCGCTCCGGAAGATCGGCCACGTGATCGGGTAGACGCCGATGCCGAGGACGCTCTCGACCTCGCCGATCAGCTCGAACGCGTCGCGGCCGGGGCGGTCCATCTTGTTCACGAACGAGAAGATCGGGATCGCGCGCTGCTTGCAGACGCGGAACAGCTTCTTCGTCTGCGCCTCGACGCCCTTCGCGCAGTCGAGGAGCATGACCGCGCCGTCGACGGCGTGGAGCGTGCGGTACGTGTCCTCGCTGAAGTCGGCGTGGCCCGGCGTGTCGAGCAGGTTCATCTGCAGCCCGCGATACGGGAACTGCAGCACCGACGTCGTGATCGAGATGCCGCGCTCGCGCTCCATCTCCATCCAGTCCGAGACCGCGGCCGCGCGCCCGCGCTTCGCCTTCACCGCGCCCGCGAGCTGGATGACGCCGCCGTAGAGGAGCAGCTTCTCGGTGAGCGTGGTCTTGCCCGCGTCGGGATGCGAGATGATGGCGAACGTCTTGCGCCGGTTCACCTCGTGAACGCGGCGCGCCTCCGCCGGATCGTGCGTCGTCACGGCTCGTCTTCCTTCGATTCGGGCTTCTTCTCGGGCGCCTTCGGCTGGCTGCGCCGGGCGAGGAGCGCGGGGTCGCGCGTGACGCCGAGCGACTGCCGGCACATCTGGCAGCGGTACACGATGTGATCGGGTCGCGGCGTGATGCCGATGATGCTGATCTGGATCCAGCCCCAGAGCGTGTACTCGGGCTCCTCCACCACGTAGTCGTGCTCTCGGGTATAGCCGCACTTGCACGTGCGAGGCTTGCGCGGCTCCATCGTCCGAAACTCCGGGCGACAACATAGCGGCACACCCGATGCAACGAAAGCACCGGCTCGCGATTGTGGTGCAGAGCGCCTGAGCGGGACTATGCTGCGCGCCCATGAAGCGCGCTGGATACCTCGTCGCCGTTCTCTTCCTCCTCGCGTGTGACGATCAGGAGAAGAAGAAGGCCGAGCTCCTCGCGAAGGCTGGGGTCGAGGCCGGCCCGCCCGCGTCCGCGACCGGCGTGAACGTCGTGCCGCCGCCCGCGGTCAGCAGCGCGCCGCCGCCGGCGAAGCCGCCCAAGGACTGTGGCACCGGCGATCCCGTCATCGACGATCCCGACATGGAGGCGGAGCTCCGCCTCAAGCTGAGCAAGCCGAAGGACAAGAGCCCCGATCCGCTCACGGCGAAGGACCTCGCCAAGGTCACGTCGGTGAACCTCACGAAGAAGGAGTCGCTCGCCGAGCTCGACCCCTGCATCTTCCCGAAGCTCACCGGGCTGAAGTTCCTCTACCTCCCGAAGGGCGAGTACCGCGACCTCACGCCGATCGCGAACCTCACGAAGCTCGAGGCCCTCCGCGCGAGCATCAGCGAGGTGAGCGACCTCAAGCCGCTCGAGAAGCTCACCGCGCTCGATCAGCTCGACCTCGGCCGCACGCACGTGCGCGACATCTCCGCGCTCGAGAACAACGTGAACATCACCGAGCTCTCGCTCGACGACACGCAGGTGAGCGACATCGCCGCGCTCGCGAAGCTCACGAAGCTGCAGAAGCTCTCGCTCAAGAACACGCTCGTCAGCGATGTGTCGCCGCTCAAGGACCTGAAGAGCCTCCGCGTCCTCGACCTCGCCGGCACCGCGATCAACAACCTGAACTTGCTCGACCCTCTCCGCGCGAAGGGCCTCAAGATTCAGACGAAGTAGCGGCCGATGCGCACGATCGTCGTCGGCGCCGGATCGGCGGGGGCGATCGTCGCGGCGCGCCTCTCGGAGGACGAGCAGAACGACGTCGTGCTCGTCGAGGCGGGGCCGGACTACCCCGAGGCGAGCGAGCGCGTCGAGACGCTCCCGGACGATCTCCAGAACGGGCGCTGGAACGCGATGAAGTCCCACGACTGGGGCCTCGCCTACCGCGCGACGCCGCATCGCTTCTTCAGCGCCGTCGACATGCACTTCCCGCGCGGCCGCGTCGTCGGCGGCTCGTCGGCGGTGAACACGTGCATCGCGCTCCGCGGCCAGCCCGCCGACTACGACGAGTGGGCCGCGCTCGGCCTGCCGGAGTGGAGCTGGGACAATTGCCTCCCGGCGTTCAAGCGCCTCGAGCACGACCTCGACTACGCGCCGGAGGAGGACACCGAGCTCCACGGCGCGCGCGGTCCGATCCTCGTGCGCCGCCACACGCCGGACGAGCTCGTGCCCTGGCAGGCGGCGTTCATCGAGGCCTGCCGCGAGGTCGGCTTCCCTTATTGCGACGACACGAACGATCCGTCGAAGCACGGCGTCGGCCCGCACGCGATGAACAAGATCGACGGCAAGCGCGTCAGCGCCGCGCGCGGCTACCTCACGCGCACGGTCCGCGCGCGCCCGAACTTCACGATCATGGCGAACACGCTCGTGCGCCGCGTCCGCTTCTTCGGCCGCCGCGTGCAGGGCCTCGAGGTCGAGCGCTTCGGCGCGGTGCGGGACCTCCGCTGCGATCGCGTCATCCTCGCGGGTGGGGCGATCGCGACGCCGGGGATCCTCCTCCGGAGCGGGGTCGGCCCGCGCCGCGACGTCGAGCGCCTCGGGGTCCGGCTCGTGCACGACGCGCCGGGGGTGGGGGCGCGCCTGCTCGATCACCCCGGCCTCGCCGTCTTCTTCAAGCCGCACCAGCGCGGCATGGCGCGGACGGATCACCCGCTCGTGCAGACGTGCTGCCGCTTCACGGCGGAGGGCAGCGACGTGCCCGACGACACGCTGCTCCAGGCGGGCTCGTGGGTGCCGCTCCCGGGGCTGCCGCTGCCGGGCGTCACGCTCGCGGTGCAGATCGGCAAGCCGCGCGGACACGGGACGTTGCGCTACACCTCCGCGCGCGCCGACGCGCTGCCGGCGATCGACTCCGCGTTCCTCGTCGACGAGCAAGACCGCGCGCGCGCACGCGAGGGCCTACGCTGGATCAGCCGCCTCCTCCGCACGAAGGCGCTCTCGGCGCTCGCGAGACCCGTGTATCCTGCACGCGAACCGTTCACCGCCGACGGCGACCTGAAGAGCGCGCTCGAGCAGATCACGGGCTCGGGTTATCACCCTTGCGGCACGGTTCCGATGGGCCCCGACTCGGACCCGCTCGCCGTCACCGACGCGCGCGGCCGCGTGCGCGGGGTGGAGGGCCTCCACGTGGCCGACGCGAGCCTGATGCCCACGATCCCGAGCTCGAACACGAACTTCCCGACGCTCATGCTCGGCGAGCGCATCGCGGAGCTCCTTCGCCGAAGCGAATAAATACGAGCGCTGCAGCTTCAAGCCGGGCGAGGAGCCTGCTCGGCGCGGCTCAATCGGCGAAGAGGCATGTCTCGGGGGCCACGCATAGGCCTTCTTGAATGATGCCCATGGTGCTGATGGACAGCGGTGTCAGGGCCTTGATGGGCCCGCATGACGCCTGCGGCTGGCCGTCTATGTCGTAGACGCCGGAATGATGGCAACTGCCACGCGACGTGGCGTTGGACGCCGTGTAACTCCCGCTAGACTCGTAGAGCTCGTAGTCAGCCTCCTGTGAGTAGCTGCCCCAATAGTCGCCGAGGAGGGGCCCGAGTGTTGGACCATTGAGCCATCGCGCTGCCCTCAAGCGCTCACAACCGCCGTTAGAATGCCACGTACACTCTTCGCCCGAGAGCAGGTGGCCCGCGGAGTCGAAGCACGCACGAGTGACCCCCACCACGCCGTCAGGGTACGGACCGAGCCGGTCATACTCGCAGCTCGTATCCAGCTCGGCGCTCATCGGCGGGGAGTCGACGACAGGGTCGGCTCCGATCGTGGGCTGGTAGCGAAGACGGAACGTGAAGTGCTCCGAGCTCCTAGAGCTCGGAGGCGCCGCGAGCCGGCAGCTCATGCTCGGCTCTTCGGGGGTCCCGTCGACCACGCACCGTACGTTCGGGTTGCTCTCGTCGATCACCCAAAGGTGGCGTCCGAGCCGTTCGTCCGGGCCGTCGTCGAGGGGCAGGAGCCCTTCTTCTTCTTCGCGAAGGGGAGCGAACTGTAGCGCCGCCGAGCTCGGGAACAGCGTCGCGTACACCCGATTCGTCTGGTCGATGGCCGTCAGGGCCGTCGAGACCCACTCCGGCGTCTTCGGGTCCGAGGCGTCGGAGGGCTGCAGGTTGCGGGTCCGGATGTCGATCGCGAGCGGGAGCGGGAGTCCAGCCTTCATCGTGTAGTCGGCCTTGAACTTCGACGCGATCAGATCGACGGCTCGAAAGCACTCGCTTCCTAGATGGCTCCAGGCCTCTTCGGTGCGACGCTTTTGCCGCTTCAAGAACCCGCCCGCGACGTAGTTGGCGACGAGCGCGCCCGTCCGTGCACCGAGCCAGACGCCGCCGGGGCCGAGGCTGGCTCCGAGCGCGCCTCCAACCGCCACACCGACCAGCGTGGGAGTGAGGTACAGGCCCAAGTGCGCCGTAAACAAGCGCAGCTTTCGCTTCACGCCTGTCAGGTCTGCGAGCGACTTCGAGCGCAGCTCGTCGAGCAAGGCGTCGCCGGCCTCGGTCGCTTCGCGCGTCTCCTCCAGGATGAGCGCGATCACCGTCGCGACCTGCTCTTGCTCCGCCGCCGAGAACGAGAGGAACTGCGCCCGCGTGTCGTTCAGCGTGGCCTGGATCCGGTCAAGCTCCGCCCGTGCCTCCGCCGGCAGCTTGCCCGACGCGATGAGCAACTCGGTCGCAGCGACGTCCTCCGCGGCGGCCTCGAGCTCCCCGTCGATGAGGCCCGTGATCATCGAGACGGGATCCTCGACCTTGGGAGCGGGGCGCACGTCGAGGGAGAGCACCCCGAGCTTGCCACCGTCCAGCGGAACGCGGAGCGTCAAGGGGCCGAGGGCTCCGTCGGGCACCGTGAACACGAGGCGCCCGTCGACGACGTGGGTGACGACATCGTGCTCGTCGAGCTTGGCGGGATAGTCACGCTTCGAGAGCACGAGCGGCGTGCCATCGGCCGGCGTCGCGAACACGCCTTGGAATGCTCGCGGCGAAGGGGTCGTCGTGGCGAGATCGAAGGGCTCGCCTGTCATCTCGCCGGGACCGACGGACGTTTCTCCGGTCGGGTCGCCCGCTTCGTCACCGGTCGGGTCGTCCGAATCGGAGAAGGCGCTCCCGCACGCGACGCAGAGCAGCAGTATAGAGGGGAGCCGCACGCGGGCGATCATGGATGACTCCTCGGGTCCTTTGGCTGCGGTGAGACGAGCGCGTACGGCGGCGTGGATCTCGACGTTTGCGGCAGAGAAGAGACGGACCTGCGCGTCTGCGCGACCCAGCCGGCCCACGCGGGGTCACGATTCCATCGCGCACGCGGATCGGCGTAGCCGCCGTCGCCGAGCGCGTGCACTCCGTGGATCGACAAGCCGAGCGCGTCGCAGTGCCGTCCCCGGCAGGATCGCGCGACCCGGGCGCGCCGCGCGGCGTCCCCGAGCGCCGAGGCACGCTCCCGAAGGCTCGGAGAGGGGGCGCTCCGCGCGATCGCCGCGCTGAGCTCGCCGAGATCGACCGCACCCTGGTCCCGATAGCGGAGGACGCCCTCGAGCCACGCGGGATCGAGGGGGAGGTCCTGCGCCACCGCGGCCCGGGCGAGCTCACTCGCGGCGCGCTCGACTTCTGGCACGGCCTCCAGATCGATCGCACTCAGGGACACATAGCGTCGTCCTGCGTCGGCGAACGGCGTCACGAAGCGCTCGGCCAGGTCGGCTGCGCTCTTGGCGGGTGCCCTCGCGAGTGACTCGAGCGCTCGATCGATCGGCCAGCCGCGCTCGGGCACCAGCTCGGGCGACGCGACCAAGACCGAAGCGTACGGCGCGGCGATCTCCGCCACCTCCCACGATCCCATGAGGCAGGCGTCGAACCCGAGCATGTCGATCTTGCGCCCGAGCCCACGCTGGAGCGCGCGCAGGGCCTGCTCGAAGGATCCGTCGATGAGCCGGTAGCCCTCCTTGCGGCCGCCGAAACCGCGCCACCCTCGACCATGACCCCAGAAGATGACCGCAGTGCGATCCGCAGGGCGCTCCGCGAGCGCTCGGCCGAAGGCCGCGAGCGTCGCCTCGGCGCGGAGCTCTCGTCCCTCGAAGCTAGTGATCGGACGGCGGCTGCCGTCCTCGGAGACCTCGGTGAGCGAGCTCCCGCGCTCGCTGGCCGTCAACGTGAGCAGGCGCACCGCGCCGTGGTAGGGCCGCGCCGTCGCGCCGATCATCGCGTCGCGCGCCGCGATGAGGTCGCCCTCGGCCATCGCCACGATACCGACCGTGAGCGGAACGTGGCGAGGCATCGCCGTTGTCGCCGCCTCGTCGCGCTCCGAGCAGCCCACGAGCGCGCCAAGCAGCAACATCAGCGCGAGCGTCACGATTCTGCGCGCGAGACAGAACATGCCAGCATCCATGCTGGCATGTGTCTCTCCGTCGAACAAGGACCCGTGTGGTCCTGACCGACCTGACCCTCGCCTTGGCTCAGATCAGAGCGTGAGCTTCTGCGCCTCGGTGAGGACCTGATCGGCGTGCACGCCCGGGTCGACGTCGCGCCAGACGCGCGCGACCTTGCCTTCCTTGTCGACGAGGAAGGAGACGCGGTCGTAGAAGCCGAAGGTCTTGTCCACGCCGTACGCCTTGCCGATCGCGCCGTCGGCGTCGGCCGCGAGCGGGAAGGGGATCTTGTGCTCCTTCTGGAAGTCCGCGTGCTTCGCGCCCGAGTCTTTCGAGACCCCGATGATGCCGACGTGCGCGGCGTCGAACTTCGCCCACGCGTCGCGGAACGCGCATGCCTCCTTCGTGCATCCAGGCGTCCCGTCGGCGGGGTAGAAGTAGACGACGACGGGCTTCCCGCGCAGCGACGAGAGCCGCACCTCTTCTTGCGCGGGTCCGCGCGCGACGAGATCGGGCGCCGCCGCCCCCACGGGAAGGAGCCCGCTCCCACCATCCGGCCGCCGCGGCTCCCCACACGCCGCCACCGCCATCACCACCACCGCCACCGCCACGACCGAGCCACGCATGCCCACAACCATAGCTCGGTGGGGGTGTGGAGACGCGGTTGTGGGGGGCGGATAGGCTCTCTCGTGATGCGCGCGTGTTGGGCGTGGCTGATGTTCGTGGTTGCGTGTCGTGGTTTGGATGCGGAGGCGCCGCGGCGCGAGTCCGGTGGTGCCAGCGGAGAGTCGGGGGCGCATGTCGACGCGAGCGCGTCGGTCGTGCGCGTGGATGCAGGAGATGCCGGGGGTGTTGGGAGCACCGCGGACGATGCGGGTGGCGATGCCGCTGGGCCGCCGTCGTATCGTGCGTGTCTCGAGGAGCATTATGTCGTGCCGGCGGTCGTGCTCGAGGGTGATGGGCGGGCGAAGACGATGGCGGAGCGCATCGCGCGGCCCGACCTCGAGGATGTCTTCGCGCTTCCGTATCCGACGGGGCCGATCGTCGCGGTGAGCGATCCCGAGCACGATCCCGGGCGCGTTCGGATCGAGGCGGTCTTCGACGCGACCTACGGCGCCGGCGCGAGCGCGATCGCGCGTGCGCTCGTGCCGGTGCGGTTCGGCGGGAGGACGGTGAGCTTCCATCGCAAGGCCGCGCCTGCGCTCGAGCGCGTCGCGAAGAGGCTCGAGCCGCTCGTCGGTCAGCCCGCGACGGCGCGCTTCTTCGCGAAGCTCGGGGGCACCTTCGCGTACCGCGAGATCGCCGGCACCAACCTGCGGTCCACGCACTCCTGGGGCATCGCGATCGACCTCGATCCCGCCGCCTGCGAGTACTGGCGGAACGGGCCGCAGCCTCCGGTGTGGAAGAACCGCGTCCCCCAAGCGATCGTCGACGCGTTCGAGGCCGAGGGCTTCGTGTGGGGCGGCCGCTGGTACCACTACGACACGATGCATTTCGAGTACCGCCCCGAGCTCTTCTCTTGTTCGAG from Labilithrix sp. includes:
- a CDS encoding TerB family tellurite resistance protein; amino-acid sequence: MLNDVVRRAEIGLCVLLAAADGDVSESEIGALSSRVGRLVGDEFPAIAIGMIVEGEITKMSELGPERYVRTLVERLPEPRRAPALRGALVVAASDGLAPEEESMFRDVAIELGIPGHDAEAMLADIRAGRAG
- a CDS encoding leucine-rich repeat domain-containing protein translates to MKRAGYLVAVLFLLACDDQEKKKAELLAKAGVEAGPPASATGVNVVPPPAVSSAPPPAKPPKDCGTGDPVIDDPDMEAELRLKLSKPKDKSPDPLTAKDLAKVTSVNLTKKESLAELDPCIFPKLTGLKFLYLPKGEYRDLTPIANLTKLEALRASISEVSDLKPLEKLTALDQLDLGRTHVRDISALENNVNITELSLDDTQVSDIAALAKLTKLQKLSLKNTLVSDVSPLKDLKSLRVLDLAGTAINNLNLLDPLRAKGLKIQTK
- a CDS encoding M15 family metallopeptidase, with product MPAVVLEGDGRAKTMAERIARPDLEDVFALPYPTGPIVAVSDPEHDPGRVRIEAVFDATYGAGASAIARALVPVRFGGRTVSFHRKAAPALERVAKRLEPLVGQPATARFFAKLGGTFAYREIAGTNLRSTHSWGIAIDLDPAACEYWRNGPQPPVWKNRVPQAIVDAFEAEGFVWGGRWYHYDTMHFEYRPELFSCSRGLCPLELSRRGLSAREARCAAPGPREVGPRDGGSL
- a CDS encoding peroxiredoxin, with product MRGSVVAVAVVVMAVAACGEPRRPDGGSGLLPVGAAAPDLVARGPAQEEVRLSSLRGKPVVVYFYPADGTPGCTKEACAFRDAWAKFDAAHVGIIGVSKDSGAKHADFQKEHKIPFPLAADADGAIGKAYGVDKTFGFYDRVSFLVDKEGKVARVWRDVDPGVHADQVLTEAQKLTL
- a CDS encoding peptide chain release factor 3; the protein is MLSPGVSDDGAAQASHVQVRLYPRARLRGGGARVHALGLDPDQHHRHHAATRSHRVPLPDVPAVARRHARPRAPRPAQPAEGAREEARIEGRRAVTTHDPAEARRVHEVNRRKTFAIISHPDAGKTTLTEKLLLYGGVIQLAGAVKAKRGRAAAVSDWMEMERERGISITTSVLQFPYRGLQMNLLDTPGHADFSEDTYRTLHAVDGAVMLLDCAKGVEAQTKKLFRVCKQRAIPIFSFVNKMDRPGRDAFELIGEVESVLGIGVYPITWPIFRSGVFRGVYHRLEHQVYLFDAKDATSSAAGGSEKAAVKTSGLDDPRLMEELGDEGYKQLRDEAELLDAAGDSFDTAKFERGEVSPMFFGSAINNFGLEAFLESFIKLMPAPPPRETTGGALAATDAHFSGFVFKIQSNMDRAHRDRVAFVRVCSGRFERGMKCKHVRTKREIRLANPTQFVAQERNVVDEAFAGDVLGVYDPGVFEIGDTITDGPEFAFEEIPSFAPEHFARLVMADPLRRKQLQKGIEQLAQEGTIQLYRPPDARAGDIVLGAVGQLQLEVVKHRLKAEYEVEVRYEGINVMHARWITRKDGADVDLQALARARPGLVVVDVRGRPVVLFSGDWQLNGAVNDLPEYNFLETARGVVMRKD
- a CDS encoding GMC family oxidoreductase N-terminal domain-containing protein, giving the protein MRTIVVGAGSAGAIVAARLSEDEQNDVVLVEAGPDYPEASERVETLPDDLQNGRWNAMKSHDWGLAYRATPHRFFSAVDMHFPRGRVVGGSSAVNTCIALRGQPADYDEWAALGLPEWSWDNCLPAFKRLEHDLDYAPEEDTELHGARGPILVRRHTPDELVPWQAAFIEACREVGFPYCDDTNDPSKHGVGPHAMNKIDGKRVSAARGYLTRTVRARPNFTIMANTLVRRVRFFGRRVQGLEVERFGAVRDLRCDRVILAGGAIATPGILLRSGVGPRRDVERLGVRLVHDAPGVGARLLDHPGLAVFFKPHQRGMARTDHPLVQTCCRFTAEGSDVPDDTLLQAGSWVPLPGLPLPGVTLAVQIGKPRGHGTLRYTSARADALPAIDSAFLVDEQDRARAREGLRWISRLLRTKALSALARPVYPAREPFTADGDLKSALEQITGSGYHPCGTVPMGPDSDPLAVTDARGRVRGVEGLHVADASLMPTIPSSNTNFPTLMLGERIAELLRRSE